A region of Desulfolithobacter dissulfuricans DNA encodes the following proteins:
- a CDS encoding DUF1566 domain-containing protein codes for MGFFKKIGLTDHPTIDWEMTPEYTFGTFESWGGKERVRSKRERIYYFFIDNWGEKPKLCLMERGIRHARVVAEIQAPRDMIQHCVDSQGKVALFERSFAINEQLRKWLEENIIETGDISRVVVLEEEKGEVLGDPGLPSRRDPLPEGLRCVELPSQPCELSEEDVTRLVRAHDFVDTDRNPEGNFTGYLVDNHDHLTVSDRATGLMWMRSGIDIMSHRMMKKEIERINREGFAGFTDWRLPTMAEAMSLMRREKSERDQFLHPCFSAEQPFIFVAATRSPGGYWFVDYKQGRAFWSSGTIPGGFGRLCRTEKAAAR; via the coding sequence ATGGGCTTTTTCAAAAAAATCGGCCTGACCGACCATCCGACCATCGACTGGGAGATGACCCCTGAATACACCTTTGGAACCTTTGAGAGCTGGGGTGGCAAGGAGCGGGTCCGCAGCAAGCGGGAACGGATCTATTATTTTTTCATTGACAACTGGGGCGAGAAGCCCAAGCTTTGTCTTATGGAGCGCGGCATCCGCCATGCCCGGGTGGTGGCCGAGATCCAGGCCCCCCGTGACATGATTCAGCACTGCGTGGACAGCCAGGGCAAGGTGGCGCTCTTTGAGCGCAGTTTTGCCATTAACGAGCAGCTCAGGAAATGGCTCGAGGAAAACATCATCGAGACCGGTGATATCTCCAGGGTTGTGGTTCTCGAGGAGGAAAAAGGCGAGGTGCTTGGTGATCCCGGGCTGCCTTCCCGTCGGGATCCGCTGCCGGAAGGACTGCGTTGTGTGGAGCTGCCCTCCCAGCCCTGTGAGCTCAGCGAGGAGGACGTGACCCGTCTTGTCAGGGCCCATGATTTTGTCGACACGGACCGGAATCCCGAGGGGAATTTTACCGGCTACCTTGTGGATAATCACGATCATCTCACGGTTTCCGACCGGGCGACCGGGCTCATGTGGATGCGCTCCGGTATCGATATCATGAGTCACCGGATGATGAAAAAAGAGATCGAGCGCATCAACCGGGAGGGGTTTGCCGGCTTTACTGACTGGCGCCTGCCCACTATGGCTGAGGCCATGTCCTTGATGCGGAGGGAAAAAAGTGAGCGCGACCAGTTTTTGCACCCCTGTTTTTCCGCTGAGCAGCCTTTTATATTTGTTGCTGCCACCCGCAGCCCCGGAGGATACTGGTTCGTGGACTACAAACAGGGGCGAGCTTTCTGGTCCTCGGGAACCATCCCCGGTGGTTTCGGTCGCCTGTGCCGGACGGAAAAAGCAGCTGCCCGGTGA
- a CDS encoding response regulator, with protein sequence MKHRILVVDDEEQIRSMLTQMLEQEGYEVHTAENGEQGMDLVCRHAFDLVITDMIMPVKDGLKFIMELVRDYPDLKILAISGGGAIKAERYLTMAGYLGDIATLEKPFKRETLLDMVREQLDKV encoded by the coding sequence GTGAAACATCGCATACTGGTTGTTGACGACGAAGAACAGATACGTTCGATGCTCACGCAGATGCTTGAGCAGGAGGGGTATGAGGTTCATACCGCAGAGAACGGGGAACAGGGCATGGATCTGGTCTGCCGGCATGCCTTTGACCTGGTGATCACCGACATGATCATGCCGGTAAAAGACGGGCTCAAGTTCATCATGGAGCTGGTGCGGGATTATCCGGATCTCAAGATCCTGGCCATCTCTGGCGGCGGGGCCATCAAAGCGGAACGGTATCTGACCATGGCCGGCTATCTGGGCGATATCGCCACCCTGGAGAAACCGTTCAAGCGTGAGACCCTGCTGGATATGGTACGGGAGCAACTCGACAAGGTATAA
- a CDS encoding D-alanyl-D-alanine carboxypeptidase family protein: protein MNRLRVSVFFFFIICILFSPAHPVSHAAQIPVLTATAKQKPAIAVRSAGKSISASTSQIITLGRKGDIRAVKTRAGRATGSYLPSIRKKISARSAIVIDARTGDTIFAKNADVPRQPASTIKILTGMIALKSLKEKETIKVSQRASRMPRSKIYLDPRKTYQASDMIDAVLLASANDASVALAENIAGSEKEFAEMMTLRARLWGAKNTVCRTATGLTARGQQSTARDLAQLFRHVMQDEEFARRINRTKVRTSYGQVLTNHNKALWRIKGAVGGKTGYTNAARQTYVGMFTRGSDSIVVAIMGSETMWDDLKHLVEYGFKRKQQIQLVRAETEKKQKKEATLN, encoded by the coding sequence ATGAACCGCCTCCGGGTCTCCGTCTTCTTTTTTTTCATTATCTGCATCCTGTTCTCCCCTGCCCATCCGGTGAGCCATGCCGCACAAATCCCTGTCCTCACCGCCACCGCCAAGCAGAAACCCGCGATCGCCGTGCGGTCGGCCGGCAAAAGCATATCAGCAAGCACCAGCCAGATCATTACCCTGGGCCGAAAGGGCGATATCAGGGCGGTCAAGACCAGGGCCGGCAGAGCGACCGGAAGCTATCTCCCCAGTATCAGAAAAAAAATCAGTGCCCGCAGTGCCATTGTCATCGACGCCAGGACCGGGGACACCATCTTTGCCAAGAATGCCGATGTCCCCAGGCAGCCGGCCTCGACCATAAAAATCCTTACAGGCATGATCGCCCTGAAATCACTGAAAGAAAAAGAAACCATCAAAGTCAGCCAGCGGGCCTCGCGCATGCCCCGCTCCAAGATATACCTTGATCCGCGTAAGACCTATCAGGCCTCGGACATGATCGACGCGGTCCTGCTGGCCTCGGCCAACGACGCCAGCGTGGCTCTGGCCGAAAATATTGCCGGCAGTGAAAAGGAATTCGCCGAAATGATGACGCTGAGGGCCCGGCTGTGGGGGGCGAAGAATACGGTCTGTCGGACCGCCACGGGGCTGACCGCCCGGGGACAGCAATCCACGGCCCGGGACCTGGCCCAGCTTTTCCGCCACGTAATGCAGGATGAAGAGTTTGCCCGCCGAATCAACCGGACCAAAGTGCGGACCTCGTACGGCCAGGTGCTGACAAACCACAACAAGGCCCTGTGGCGGATCAAAGGGGCGGTGGGAGGAAAGACCGGTTATACCAATGCGGCCCGCCAGACCTACGTGGGCATGTTTACCCGGGGCAGCGACTCCATCGTCGTTGCGATCATGGGCAGCGAAACCATGTGGGATGACCTCAAGCACCTGGTGGAATACGGTTTTAAGCGCAAACAGCAGATCCAGCTGGTCCGGGCGGAGACCGAAAAAAAACAGAAAAAAGAGGCCACGCTCAACTGA
- a CDS encoding AMP-binding protein: MGAETTAGQHRDETAHLPVLVQNCRTLNDLLDVSCRRFADQAAVGMALEEPLTYGEFYRRVLLIAARLQEMGISHGDRVAILAENSHNWVTAYMAIVRLGAAAVPILPDLPEADVHHILGEMECTVLFITQRQIEKIYDLQQNLEQVVTLDDYHDQSGVVVTTPFSTFLDEAEQVFGEAFEAESLTFPEVSGDDLASILYTSGTSGFSKAVMLTHGNLCANGYSANGIIDINPGSVFLSVLPISHTYEFTVGFILALIKGARIVYAGKTPTPAVLQKICAREKPHVMLVVPLILEKIYKKRVLPAIEQSRVLGFCCRFRMGRRFVYRKIVSRLVEFFGGRLQIMGIGGAALNPEVEAFLREGNFPYLVGYGLTESAPLISGGPENDSTIALGSAGKPVPGVEVRIDDPDPETGIGEILATGENIMQGYWNDPEATNEVFTDDGWLRTGDLGFVDEAGNLHIRGRCKSVIVMASGENIYPEAIEHKLNAYPFVVESLVLENNGVLEAWIYPDYELIDNETRGQSRTQRHQYISGLLDQMRTEVNAQLPINSRLSRILERREPFIKTATHKIKRYLYSAENMLP, translated from the coding sequence ATGGGGGCTGAAACTACTGCGGGGCAGCACAGGGACGAGACAGCGCATCTGCCTGTCCTTGTCCAGAACTGCCGGACGCTCAATGATCTGCTCGATGTCAGTTGCCGTCGTTTTGCCGACCAGGCAGCCGTTGGCATGGCCCTGGAAGAGCCATTGACCTATGGCGAATTTTACCGGCGGGTGCTCCTGATTGCCGCCCGGCTCCAGGAGATGGGAATTTCCCACGGTGATCGGGTGGCCATTCTGGCGGAAAATTCCCATAACTGGGTTACAGCTTACATGGCCATTGTCCGCCTGGGTGCGGCCGCAGTTCCCATTCTCCCTGATCTGCCCGAGGCCGATGTCCATCACATCCTTGGTGAGATGGAATGCACGGTCCTCTTCATTACCCAGCGGCAGATTGAAAAGATTTATGATCTGCAGCAGAATCTGGAACAGGTGGTGACCCTGGACGACTACCACGACCAGTCAGGCGTGGTGGTCACTACCCCGTTTTCCACCTTTCTGGACGAGGCGGAACAGGTCTTTGGCGAGGCCTTTGAGGCGGAGTCGCTGACCTTTCCCGAGGTCTCGGGCGATGATCTGGCCTCCATACTGTACACTTCGGGCACCTCCGGGTTTTCAAAGGCTGTTATGCTCACCCACGGCAATCTCTGCGCCAACGGCTATTCGGCCAACGGCATCATCGATATCAATCCCGGTTCGGTCTTCCTTTCGGTCCTGCCCATTTCCCATACCTACGAATTTACGGTCGGCTTTATCCTGGCGCTCATCAAGGGGGCCCGAATCGTTTATGCCGGCAAGACGCCCACCCCGGCGGTGCTGCAGAAGATCTGTGCCAGGGAAAAGCCCCATGTCATGCTGGTGGTCCCCCTGATCCTCGAGAAGATCTACAAGAAGCGGGTTCTGCCGGCCATTGAACAGTCCCGGGTGCTGGGATTCTGCTGCCGCTTCCGCATGGGACGACGGTTTGTCTACCGTAAGATCGTCTCCCGGCTGGTGGAGTTCTTCGGCGGCCGGCTGCAGATCATGGGGATTGGCGGAGCAGCCCTCAATCCTGAGGTGGAGGCGTTTCTCCGGGAAGGAAACTTTCCCTACCTGGTGGGCTATGGCCTGACCGAGTCGGCACCGCTGATCTCCGGCGGGCCGGAAAACGATTCCACCATCGCCCTCGGCTCGGCCGGCAAGCCCGTGCCCGGGGTGGAGGTCCGCATCGATGACCCTGATCCGGAGACCGGGATCGGCGAGATCCTGGCCACGGGTGAAAACATCATGCAGGGTTACTGGAACGATCCCGAGGCCACCAACGAGGTGTTCACCGATGACGGCTGGCTGCGGACCGGTGATCTGGGCTTTGTCGACGAGGCCGGCAACCTGCATATCAGGGGCCGCTGCAAGTCGGTGATCGTCATGGCCAGCGGCGAGAATATCTATCCTGAGGCCATTGAGCATAAACTCAATGCCTATCCGTTCGTGGTGGAGTCCCTGGTCCTGGAAAACAATGGTGTCCTGGAGGCCTGGATCTATCCCGATTACGAGCTGATCGACAACGAGACCCGGGGCCAGAGTCGGACCCAGCGCCACCAGTACATATCCGGCCTGCTCGACCAGATGCGCACCGAGGTCAACGCCCAGTTGCCCATCAATTCCCGGCTGTCCCGGATTCTGGAGCGGCGGGAGCCCTTTATCAAGACAGCCACCCATAAGATCAAACGGTACCTGTATTCGGCAGAAAACATGCTGCCTTGA
- a CDS encoding OmpP1/FadL family transporter, translating into MKKIVGTSALITLLAAGSVYAGGYRIPEQSVNSLARAGAYTAYTPNADASYFNPANMSWLPDRGLVDVNLIYINLPSVTYTDDRSSAYNGESKEEHFFLPTIFAVSPDYSGFRVGFSLAYPGGLSKQWDQPYPKTFAEEFSLKVIELGSSVSYKFCDKFSFGGGLRVIYSDAQVKSNGQIDDTLGGVYASRDMDGDTLELGFNLAASVRPVKESNISVTYRSMVDLGFDGTADLWRSIPLINSEATYKGPGSVEVPLPAILAIAGSYTFFDRLTVELEYDRTYWSEYEHLDFIYPSPLADPVLYAAFDDPKRKDWKDTDSWRISVVYDVNEALTLMAGFAIDENPIPDSTLGFDLPDSDAKLYSLGFRYRMSEKLEIGAAYLYDDKDSRSVTNDYIDGTFDDGGAHLVSVGFSYTL; encoded by the coding sequence ATGAAGAAGATAGTTGGCACCAGCGCCCTGATTACCCTGCTCGCCGCCGGATCGGTCTATGCCGGCGGGTACCGGATTCCGGAGCAGTCGGTCAACTCCCTGGCCAGGGCCGGTGCGTACACAGCCTACACCCCCAATGCCGATGCCAGTTATTTCAACCCGGCCAACATGTCATGGCTTCCGGACCGCGGCTTGGTGGATGTCAACCTGATCTATATCAACCTGCCGTCCGTGACCTACACCGATGACCGTTCCTCTGCGTACAACGGCGAATCGAAAGAGGAGCATTTCTTTCTCCCCACCATCTTTGCGGTGTCTCCCGACTACAGCGGCTTCCGGGTCGGGTTCAGCCTGGCCTACCCCGGTGGCCTGTCCAAGCAGTGGGACCAGCCTTACCCGAAAACCTTTGCCGAGGAATTTTCCCTCAAGGTCATCGAGTTGGGCTCCAGCGTCTCCTATAAATTCTGCGATAAATTTTCCTTCGGCGGCGGCCTGCGGGTGATCTATTCCGATGCCCAGGTGAAGAGTAATGGTCAGATCGACGATACCCTGGGAGGTGTTTATGCCAGCAGGGACATGGATGGCGACACTCTGGAGCTGGGTTTCAACCTTGCGGCCAGTGTCAGGCCTGTCAAAGAGTCCAATATATCGGTGACCTACCGGTCCATGGTCGACCTCGGTTTCGATGGCACGGCCGATCTCTGGCGTTCCATTCCGCTGATTAACAGCGAGGCGACGTACAAAGGTCCTGGTTCGGTGGAGGTGCCCCTGCCTGCCATCCTGGCCATCGCCGGCTCGTACACCTTTTTTGACCGCTTGACCGTGGAACTGGAGTATGACCGGACCTACTGGTCCGAATATGAACATCTGGACTTCATTTACCCCTCACCACTTGCCGATCCTGTCCTGTACGCAGCTTTCGATGATCCCAAGCGCAAGGACTGGAAAGATACCGATTCCTGGCGCATCAGCGTGGTCTACGACGTCAACGAAGCCCTGACCCTGATGGCAGGTTTTGCCATTGACGAGAATCCGATCCCGGATTCCACCCTGGGCTTCGATCTGCCGGATTCCGACGCCAAACTCTATTCCCTTGGCTTCCGCTACCGGATGTCCGAGAAGCTGGAGATCGGCGCAGCCTATCTCTACGATGACAAGGACAGCCGCAGCGTCACCAACGACTATATCGACGGTACCTTTGACGACGGCGGAGCCCACCTGGTCAGCGTTGGCTTCAGCTATACCTTGTAG
- a CDS encoding site-2 protease family protein, whose product MDINHTIQQLIILAPPFLFALTFHELAHGYVAYNLGDPTARNAGRLTLNPLKHLDPLGVIAFIIMKIGWAKPVPVNPSYFKDPRKGMLLVALAGPGANLLLAVASAILAKILIMMPILPMFVLRPLAGMLVASVWINIMLAVFNCLPIPPLDGSKILMGVLPEDLARSYARLEPFGFILLLVLFYIGIIPRIIMPIIRFANNLLLG is encoded by the coding sequence ATGGACATCAACCATACCATTCAACAACTTATCATCCTGGCGCCGCCCTTTCTTTTCGCCCTCACTTTCCATGAGCTGGCGCACGGCTACGTGGCCTATAACCTGGGCGACCCCACGGCCCGGAACGCCGGTCGACTGACCCTCAATCCGCTCAAACATCTGGATCCACTGGGGGTCATCGCCTTTATCATCATGAAAATCGGCTGGGCCAAACCGGTACCGGTCAATCCCTCCTATTTCAAGGATCCGCGCAAAGGCATGCTGCTGGTAGCCCTGGCCGGACCGGGGGCCAACCTGCTGCTGGCTGTGGCCAGCGCCATCCTGGCCAAGATCCTGATCATGATGCCGATCCTGCCCATGTTTGTCCTCCGGCCGCTGGCCGGCATGCTGGTAGCCTCGGTCTGGATCAACATCATGCTGGCGGTCTTCAACTGCCTGCCCATCCCGCCCCTGGACGGCTCCAAGATTCTCATGGGCGTACTGCCGGAAGACCTGGCCCGCAGCTATGCCCGGCTGGAGCCCTTTGGTTTTATCCTCCTGCTGGTTCTTTTCTACATCGGGATTATCCCCAGGATCATCATGCCCATCATCCGCTTTGCCAACAACCTGCTCCTGGGCTGA
- a CDS encoding CBS domain-containing protein — translation MEVITTHLNADFDGLASMIAARKLYPEAELVFAGSQEKNVRLYLAQEMRNLYDFKKLKHIEPEKIRRLIVVDTRQARRIGPLARCLTNHGLELHLYDHHPDSPSDLGATLEIVEPLGSTTTIFTRIFRERKIEVSAEEATLMALGIYEDTGSFLHSTTTPADLEAAAWLLEQGANLDIVTQFLSVDLSSDQVGLLGDLIKNTTTYTIGSVEIAVSKLTLPEYVDNFAVIVRRLMVMENLDALFALLQMGERLYLIARSRIPEVNVGFIARDFGGGGHASAASATIRDMTLFEAEDKLVHLLHRYVRPRAMAGELMSSPVIAVTPDVCIEEANQLLTRYNITVLPVVEKAAGPDKTTEPTGVLGLISRRVVEKAIFHKLGHLPVSEYMTTEIATLPPDATLADIQELIIEYRQRLIPVVEDERVKGVITRTDLLNLLVGDPSHLPKGLLQEDEHPSVARTRNLSNLMAENLGRDIMVLLQKIGTVAEDLGYNAYVVGGFVRDLLLQTKNLDIDIVIEGNGIRFAKELARRLDGSVRTHEKFATATVILPDGQRLDVATARLEYYEYPAAMPTVELSSIKLDLFRRDFTINAMAIHLNPQHFGTLIDFFSSQNDLRERRIQVLHNLSFVEDPTRIFRAIRIEQRLDFHITRHTEKLIRNAVKMNLFDRFSGPRFLGELKQILSEDNPIPALRRMAQFDLFQFLWPDLRPNLKIDRRFVHVLTQAGRAISWFKLLYLKEKCEPWIVYLLAIYSRSRIRELINFCKRFELPEKLEKTLVRQKAAADRIARDMLHRPHMKPSEIYWLLQDLDNEGLLYLMAIARKKHIQQAVSRFVTELRKVQPLLSGHDLQEMGFTPGPLYRTMLNHLIETQLNGEITDKKTAREFILEKYGDKARKTDTEEQEDDMNQA, via the coding sequence ATGGAAGTGATCACCACCCACCTCAATGCTGATTTCGACGGCCTGGCCTCCATGATTGCCGCCAGAAAACTCTATCCCGAGGCTGAACTGGTCTTTGCCGGATCGCAGGAAAAAAACGTGCGGCTTTATCTGGCCCAGGAGATGCGCAATCTCTATGACTTCAAAAAACTCAAGCATATTGAGCCGGAGAAGATCAGACGCCTCATCGTGGTGGACACCCGGCAGGCCCGGCGTATCGGCCCCCTGGCCCGCTGCCTGACCAATCATGGCCTGGAACTGCACCTCTACGACCACCATCCCGACTCGCCCTCGGACCTGGGGGCAACCCTGGAAATCGTCGAGCCGCTTGGCTCAACCACCACTATCTTCACCCGGATCTTTCGTGAGCGGAAGATAGAGGTCTCTGCGGAGGAAGCCACCCTGATGGCATTGGGGATCTACGAAGACACCGGCTCGTTCCTGCACTCCACCACCACCCCCGCCGACCTGGAAGCTGCTGCCTGGCTGCTTGAGCAGGGTGCCAATCTGGATATCGTCACCCAGTTTCTTTCTGTCGACCTCTCCTCGGACCAGGTGGGACTGCTGGGCGATCTGATCAAAAACACCACGACTTACACCATAGGCTCGGTGGAGATCGCGGTCTCCAAGCTGACCCTGCCCGAATATGTGGACAACTTCGCTGTCATTGTCCGACGCCTTATGGTCATGGAAAACCTGGATGCCCTCTTTGCCCTGCTCCAGATGGGAGAGAGGCTCTATCTCATTGCCCGCAGTCGGATTCCAGAGGTCAATGTGGGATTCATCGCCCGGGATTTTGGCGGCGGCGGCCATGCCTCGGCCGCCTCGGCCACCATCAGGGACATGACGCTTTTTGAAGCAGAAGACAAACTTGTCCATTTGCTGCACCGCTACGTACGTCCCCGGGCCATGGCCGGCGAACTCATGTCCTCACCGGTGATCGCCGTGACCCCGGATGTCTGCATCGAGGAGGCCAATCAGCTCCTGACCCGCTACAATATCACGGTCCTGCCGGTGGTGGAAAAGGCCGCAGGCCCGGACAAAACCACCGAGCCCACCGGGGTACTGGGCCTCATATCCCGGCGGGTGGTGGAAAAGGCGATCTTTCACAAGCTTGGCCACCTGCCGGTGAGCGAATACATGACCACGGAAATCGCCACCCTGCCGCCCGACGCCACCCTAGCCGACATCCAGGAGCTGATCATCGAATACCGGCAGCGGTTGATTCCGGTGGTGGAGGACGAACGGGTCAAGGGAGTGATCACCCGTACCGACCTCCTCAACCTGCTGGTCGGGGACCCGTCCCACCTGCCCAAAGGTCTGCTCCAGGAAGACGAACATCCCTCGGTGGCCAGAACCCGCAACCTGAGCAACCTGATGGCGGAAAACCTGGGCCGGGACATCATGGTACTGTTGCAGAAGATCGGCACCGTGGCCGAGGACCTGGGCTACAATGCCTATGTAGTGGGCGGCTTTGTCCGTGACCTGCTTCTGCAGACGAAAAACCTCGACATTGATATCGTCATCGAAGGCAACGGAATCCGCTTTGCCAAAGAACTGGCCAGACGCCTCGACGGCTCTGTCCGAACCCATGAAAAATTCGCCACCGCCACGGTTATTCTCCCGGACGGCCAGCGACTGGACGTGGCAACGGCCCGGCTGGAGTACTACGAGTATCCGGCCGCCATGCCCACCGTGGAGCTGAGCTCCATCAAGCTTGATCTCTTTCGCCGGGATTTCACTATCAACGCCATGGCCATCCATCTCAATCCGCAGCATTTCGGCACCCTGATCGACTTCTTCAGCTCCCAGAACGACCTCCGGGAACGCCGTATCCAGGTCCTGCACAACCTGAGCTTTGTCGAAGACCCCACCCGGATCTTCCGGGCCATCCGCATCGAACAGCGGCTCGACTTCCATATCACCCGGCACACGGAGAAGCTGATCCGCAACGCAGTAAAGATGAACCTTTTTGACCGGTTTTCCGGCCCCCGGTTCCTGGGTGAGCTCAAACAGATTCTCTCCGAGGACAACCCGATCCCGGCCCTGCGGCGCATGGCCCAGTTCGACCTGTTCCAGTTCCTGTGGCCGGATCTGCGCCCCAACCTCAAGATTGACCGCCGCTTTGTCCACGTCCTCACCCAGGCCGGACGGGCCATCTCCTGGTTCAAACTGCTCTATCTCAAGGAAAAATGTGAACCATGGATCGTTTACCTGCTGGCCATCTACAGCCGTTCGCGGATCCGGGAACTGATCAATTTCTGCAAACGGTTCGAACTGCCGGAAAAACTGGAGAAGACCCTGGTCCGGCAAAAGGCGGCGGCTGACCGCATCGCCCGGGACATGCTCCATCGGCCGCACATGAAGCCCAGCGAAATCTACTGGCTGCTCCAGGACCTGGACAACGAAGGATTACTCTACCTGATGGCCATTGCCCGGAAAAAACATATCCAGCAGGCCGTGTCCCGGTTCGTCACCGAGCTGCGCAAGGTCCAACCGCTCCTGAGCGGCCACGACCTGCAGGAGATGGGCTTTACCCCCGGCCCCCTGTACCGGACCATGCTCAACCACCTGATCGAGACCCAACTCAACGGTGAGATAACCGACAAGAAGACAGCCAGGGAGTTCATCCTGGAAAAATATGGCGACAAGGCGCGAAAAACCGACACGGAAGAACAGGAAGATGACATGAACCAGGCCTGA
- a CDS encoding AEC family transporter: MEQTLPFLILLLAGQGCRWLAVFPADTDRSLNLYVIYLALPALILDRVPGLDFSTSVLVPVLMPWLVVFCSAGLVYALAKLLHWDRETTGALLLMVPLGNTSFLGIPMVEQYFGGGAVRYALLYDQFGSFLALSTYGTVILALYGTGEKQTLASVLKKILLFPPFMALMVALFLPVGAVPGWVDRLLETTASSLVPVVLVAIGFQVQILLPRRELIPFGAGLLLRLLVVPLLFLYLCRLLGLSGTAVRVAIFETGMPPMVTAGAMASIAGLKPRLTSAMVGLGILIAFGTLPLIYSWSG, from the coding sequence ATGGAACAGACATTGCCCTTTCTCATCCTCCTGCTGGCCGGCCAAGGCTGCCGCTGGCTTGCGGTCTTCCCTGCTGATACGGACAGGAGTCTCAACCTGTACGTTATCTATCTCGCCCTGCCGGCACTGATCCTCGACCGGGTCCCCGGGCTTGATTTTTCCACCTCGGTTCTGGTCCCGGTTCTCATGCCCTGGCTGGTGGTATTCTGCTCGGCGGGCCTGGTATACGCCCTGGCAAAGCTCCTGCACTGGGACCGGGAAACCACCGGTGCCCTGCTGCTCATGGTGCCGCTGGGCAATACCTCCTTTCTTGGCATCCCCATGGTGGAACAGTACTTCGGCGGCGGCGCGGTGCGCTACGCCCTGCTCTACGATCAGTTCGGCTCCTTTCTGGCTCTGTCAACTTATGGTACGGTCATCCTGGCCCTGTACGGCACTGGCGAAAAACAGACCCTGGCGTCGGTCCTGAAAAAGATCCTCCTCTTTCCACCTTTCATGGCCCTGATGGTGGCCCTTTTCCTGCCCGTGGGCGCCGTACCGGGCTGGGTAGACAGACTGCTGGAAACCACGGCCTCCTCCCTGGTTCCTGTGGTGCTCGTGGCCATCGGTTTCCAGGTCCAGATCCTCCTGCCCCGCCGGGAACTGATCCCCTTTGGCGCCGGATTGCTGCTGCGGCTGCTGGTGGTGCCGCTGCTTTTTCTCTACCTGTGCCGGCTCCTTGGCCTGAGCGGTACCGCGGTGCGGGTGGCCATCTTTGAAACCGGTATGCCGCCCATGGTCACGGCCGGAGCCATGGCCTCCATTGCCGGGCTCAAGCCGCGGCTGACCTCGGCCATGGTTGGCCTGGGAATCCTGATCGCCTTTGGCACCCTGCCTCTTATCTACAGCTGGAGCGGTTGA
- the rimP gene encoding ribosome maturation factor RimP, with translation MESENNPIIQAIEAYATPLLRDMGLELVEVQYRREGHGWVVRLFIDREGGVTIDDCASVSRQLSAWLDVEDLISHAYNLEVSSPGLERPLKKREDFIRFAGRKARVKLQEPLDGRRVFTGIIDRVEEDGVVLLLDEGPVTLAFDAMARARLSL, from the coding sequence ATGGAGTCTGAAAATAATCCGATAATACAGGCTATTGAAGCCTATGCAACGCCCCTGCTCCGCGACATGGGCCTGGAGCTTGTGGAGGTGCAGTATCGCCGTGAAGGACATGGCTGGGTTGTGCGGCTCTTTATCGACCGGGAAGGCGGAGTCACCATTGATGACTGTGCCTCGGTAAGCCGACAGTTGAGCGCCTGGCTCGATGTGGAAGATCTGATCAGCCACGCCTACAATCTGGAAGTTTCGTCGCCCGGTCTGGAACGACCGCTGAAGAAGCGGGAAGACTTTATCCGTTTTGCCGGACGCAAGGCGCGGGTCAAGCTCCAGGAGCCCCTGGATGGACGGCGGGTCTTCACCGGCATCATCGATCGGGTCGAGGAGGACGGTGTGGTGCTGCTCCTTGATGAGGGGCCTGTTACCCTGGCCTTTGATGCCATGGCCCGGGCCCGGCTGTCACTCTGA